In the Pseudanabaena sp. PCC 7367 genome, one interval contains:
- a CDS encoding response regulator transcription factor → MTPVSILIVEGNPNLSSLLGWRLQQLGYSVVQTSSYQKAKIAFAKQQPSLVILNTELPDGDGLELCSWIHRQKKALIFLISSRTNELDIVAGLRTGADDYLTKPFGIEEFLARVEALTRRIRSTPAPAYLDYGALKVDLIQRQVRFKGNIIDLTPQEFSLLYVLVQADGTAITRAELLQRAWPDEINNPRTVDTHVLSLRKKMKMHPQQPDLIQTIRNVGYRFNLEALGLANVPNQDHNEHSHGASAANRSSENHILQSVKRDFPARQFARS, encoded by the coding sequence TTGACCCCAGTAAGCATATTGATAGTTGAAGGTAATCCTAATCTTAGTTCTTTGCTGGGCTGGCGCTTGCAGCAGCTTGGCTATTCAGTAGTCCAGACTTCCAGCTATCAAAAGGCCAAAATCGCTTTTGCAAAGCAACAACCTAGCCTGGTCATACTTAATACCGAATTGCCTGATGGAGATGGGCTAGAGCTATGTAGCTGGATTCATCGCCAGAAAAAGGCGCTCATCTTTTTAATCTCTTCTCGCACCAATGAGCTGGATATTGTCGCTGGGCTACGCACTGGTGCTGATGATTATTTAACTAAGCCATTTGGAATCGAAGAATTTTTGGCTCGCGTCGAAGCTCTAACCCGCCGGATTCGATCGACACCAGCACCGGCCTATCTTGACTATGGTGCATTGAAAGTGGACTTAATTCAGCGCCAGGTTCGGTTTAAGGGGAATATTATTGATCTTACGCCACAGGAATTTAGTCTGTTGTATGTGCTGGTGCAGGCAGATGGCACTGCGATCACCCGGGCTGAGCTATTGCAACGAGCCTGGCCAGATGAAATCAATAATCCTCGCACTGTGGATACCCATGTGTTGTCTTTGCGCAAAAAGATGAAAATGCATCCACAACAGCCAGACTTAATCCAAACGATTCGGAATGTAGGCTATCGCTTTAATTTGGAAGCTCTGGGGTTGGCTAATGTTCCTAACCAGGATCATAACGAGCATAGTCATGGTGCAAGTGCAGCCAATCGCTCCAGTGAGAACCATATTTTGCAGAGTGTGAAGCGGGATTTTCCAGCTAGACAGTTTGCCAGAAGCTAG
- a CDS encoding NAD(P)/FAD-dependent oxidoreductase yields MKLSKANLDQKLDHTYDAIIVGGGAGGLSTAIYLARYRLSCLVIEKGLGRSFWMQHLTNYLGLSPDTPGRDLLKQGQEHALDLGVDFLNGFVEHAEDKDDIFSVRVKVGKKDSIYPTFKSKYIVAASGLIDNLPQLEDMQNVYDYAGYNLHVCMICDGYEMADKKCGLFVSREGAINTAFVLNWFTPYISVFTNGEFEVGDQMRTKLAEHGYPLYESPIAKFLGENNEMDGVELVDGTKVELETGLVAMGSHYYNDYLKDIDLERNGENIITDEMCRSSHPRIFALGDLKQGLNQVSIAVADGTLAATGIWRDIRRSSPPRLWSENVAVASK; encoded by the coding sequence ATGAAACTATCCAAGGCAAACCTAGACCAGAAACTAGACCATACCTATGATGCAATTATCGTCGGTGGTGGGGCTGGTGGCCTCTCTACCGCCATTTATTTAGCTCGCTATCGCCTGTCCTGCCTGGTGATCGAAAAGGGCTTGGGGCGATCGTTCTGGATGCAACATTTAACTAATTATCTGGGGCTATCGCCCGACACCCCCGGACGCGATCTCCTCAAACAGGGACAGGAACATGCCCTGGATCTGGGAGTAGATTTTTTGAATGGGTTTGTGGAACATGCCGAGGATAAGGACGATATATTTTCAGTCCGGGTCAAAGTTGGTAAAAAAGATAGTATTTACCCTACTTTCAAATCTAAATATATTGTGGCAGCCAGCGGGCTGATCGATAATCTGCCGCAGCTTGAAGACATGCAAAATGTCTATGACTATGCTGGCTATAACCTGCATGTTTGTATGATCTGCGATGGCTATGAAATGGCAGATAAAAAATGCGGTTTGTTTGTGAGTCGGGAAGGGGCAATCAACACCGCCTTTGTCCTGAACTGGTTCACGCCCTACATCAGTGTGTTTACCAATGGTGAATTTGAAGTGGGCGATCAAATGCGGACTAAGTTAGCAGAGCATGGCTATCCGCTCTATGAAAGTCCGATCGCTAAGTTCCTGGGTGAGAATAACGAGATGGATGGGGTGGAACTAGTAGATGGCACCAAGGTGGAGCTAGAAACTGGCCTGGTGGCGATGGGATCGCATTATTACAATGACTACCTCAAGGATATTGACCTGGAGCGCAATGGCGAGAATATTATCACCGATGAGATGTGCCGCTCCAGTCATCCCCGCATTTTTGCCCTCGGCGATCTCAAGCAGGGACTAAATCAGGTTTCGATCGCGGTGGCGGATGGCACCCTGGCCGCAACTGGCATCTGGCGAGATATTCGGCGTAGCTCACCACCCAGGTTATGGTCTGAGAATGTGGCAGTAGCGTCTAAATAG
- a CDS encoding deoxyuridine 5'-triphosphate nucleotidohydrolase — protein sequence MINLYIKPANAAVKQLYENHDFNHLGDAGFDLLMPEKVEFGQHSGSDLIKLIGFQISIYAEDAQGDPIGLFLTPRSSIYKTPFRQVNSPGVIDAGYRGEIKVPIEVTPNYLNKVASLLRPSLDLSKSEREQSDVAKKQAALPEPFSSPYISEDSTPIIPKLARLFQLVDPHLKGFKVEIVDRLPDSARSSDGFGSTGI from the coding sequence TTGATCAACCTATATATCAAGCCAGCCAACGCAGCGGTTAAACAGCTATATGAAAACCATGATTTCAACCACCTTGGTGATGCAGGGTTTGATCTGCTCATGCCGGAAAAAGTTGAATTTGGCCAGCATTCCGGCTCGGACTTGATTAAGTTAATTGGGTTTCAGATTAGTATCTATGCTGAAGATGCCCAGGGCGATCCAATCGGTTTATTTCTCACCCCCCGCAGCAGTATTTATAAAACACCATTCCGCCAGGTGAATAGCCCCGGTGTAATTGATGCGGGCTATCGGGGTGAAATCAAAGTGCCGATCGAAGTTACGCCAAATTATTTAAATAAGGTAGCTTCTTTACTGCGGCCTAGTCTTGATTTATCAAAATCGGAACGAGAGCAATCGGATGTAGCGAAGAAACAAGCGGCACTACCAGAACCTTTCAGCAGTCCATATATTTCCGAGGATTCAACCCCCATTATCCCCAAATTGGCGCGGCTTTTTCAATTAGTCGATCCGCACCTAAAAGGGTTTAAAGTAGAAATCGTCGATCGCTTACCGGATTCAGCACGTAGCAGCGATGGGTTCGGCAGTACAGGTATTTAG
- a CDS encoding peroxidase family protein has protein sequence MDTLIQRDPFASGFSFNDFPRLDGTGHDPSDPTLGGVGTRYRQLNPIDYADGLFAPAGETRPGAREISNRLMSQTTSIPDPRGLTAMSWIFGQFLNHDIDDARLGTIPFPIEVPPDDPQINNPAFVAQLGRFTRNAIDPDTGPPFNATPAAQINQATSWVDASVVYGTSEERSNAIRSFTGGRLDTSPGNLAPLDDTNLPNATVPFIPKEEFFLFGDVRGNQQLGLMAMQTVWLREHNYWADKLAEAHPDWTDEQLFQRARAIVIAEFQAVSYNEYLPAILGVENVEAYDGFDSTAVAQTSLTFATGAFRVPHSAVNETFALVTEDGTVTGEVSLFDGSFDPFFFRQGPDLVESVLRGAATTVREKNDPKYVNGLRNSFSDLGAEDIQRGRDHGLPTYNVLRNVLDRLQPTGRPFPEFTSFSQLTSDPEVIVALQDLYGDINNIDMITGMLAEELPVDQFGQATSSVGEVTGEILRLTFQRLRDGDPFYYQNPIETGGIFTDAEIQELNGTTLADIIRRTSGISNIADNVFVTDTLPLPDPNPSAIGANDFMAGADSMLLG, from the coding sequence ATGGATACATTAATCCAAAGAGACCCCTTTGCTTCGGGATTTAGCTTCAATGATTTTCCCCGCCTTGATGGTACTGGTCATGATCCGAGCGATCCCACATTAGGTGGTGTTGGCACTCGCTATCGACAACTCAATCCGATCGATTATGCGGATGGTTTATTCGCACCTGCTGGCGAGACTCGACCTGGTGCACGTGAGATCAGCAATCGATTGATGTCGCAGACAACTTCGATCCCAGATCCAAGAGGCTTAACCGCGATGTCCTGGATTTTTGGTCAGTTCCTTAATCATGATATTGATGATGCCAGACTGGGCACAATTCCCTTTCCGATCGAAGTACCGCCCGATGATCCCCAGATCAATAATCCTGCCTTTGTAGCTCAATTGGGGCGATTTACCCGCAATGCGATCGACCCAGATACAGGCCCTCCCTTCAACGCCACTCCCGCTGCCCAGATTAACCAGGCTACCTCTTGGGTTGATGCATCGGTTGTTTACGGCACCAGCGAGGAACGCAGCAATGCAATTCGCAGTTTTACTGGTGGTCGTCTTGATACCAGCCCTGGTAATTTAGCACCGCTAGATGATACCAATTTGCCGAATGCCACAGTGCCATTCATTCCTAAAGAAGAATTCTTCCTATTTGGCGATGTGCGCGGTAACCAACAGCTAGGCTTGATGGCCATGCAAACGGTGTGGCTGCGTGAACATAACTACTGGGCTGATAAGTTGGCTGAAGCTCATCCCGATTGGACCGATGAACAGCTTTTCCAACGTGCCAGGGCGATCGTAATTGCCGAATTCCAGGCCGTTTCCTATAACGAATATTTGCCTGCCATATTGGGAGTCGAGAATGTGGAAGCCTATGATGGCTTTGATTCCACTGCGGTGGCGCAAACCAGTTTAACCTTTGCTACCGGCGCATTTCGAGTCCCCCATAGTGCAGTCAATGAAACCTTTGCCCTGGTTACCGAAGATGGCACCGTCACTGGTGAAGTTTCTCTCTTTGATGGTAGTTTTGACCCGTTCTTCTTTCGCCAGGGACCCGATCTGGTGGAATCAGTGTTGCGGGGTGCTGCAACTACAGTTCGCGAAAAGAATGATCCTAAATATGTAAATGGACTCCGTAATAGTTTCTCAGACTTGGGCGCAGAGGATATCCAACGAGGCCGCGATCATGGCTTGCCCACCTACAATGTGCTGCGCAATGTACTCGATCGCCTCCAACCAACTGGTCGCCCATTCCCTGAATTCACCAGCTTTAGTCAGCTTACGTCCGATCCCGAAGTGATTGTGGCGTTGCAAGATCTCTATGGCGATATCAATAACATTGATATGATCACTGGGATGCTAGCGGAAGAATTACCCGTCGATCAATTTGGCCAAGCTACTTCCAGTGTGGGAGAAGTAACCGGGGAGATTCTGCGACTCACCTTCCAGCGCTTGCGTGATGGCGATCCATTCTATTACCAAAATCCGATCGAGACCGGTGGTATTTTTACAGATGCCGAGATTCAAGAGCTAAATGGCACCACCCTGGCTGATATCATTCGACGCACTTCTGGCATTAGCAACATAGCCGATAATGTGTTCGTAACTGACACCTTGCCACTACCTGATCCAAATCCAAGCGCGATCGGAGCCAATGATTTTATGGCGGGAGCCGATTCTATGCTTCTTGGCTAA
- the thyX gene encoding FAD-dependent thymidylate synthase: MKVTLVSKTLPLVAESLTPEEFVVYTARVSNPTNQMNTETAPKLIKFLIKYKHWSPFEMVDFCFEIQTSRAIAAQILRHRSANFQEFSQRYAQSTAVEEFEPRLQDNKNRQNSFEIDPASGEYGLTKKLVDQHFQATFALYEKLLEQGIAKESARMVLPMATQTTLYMKNNLRNWIHYVDLRSEQGTQKEHRMIALEIKRILTEECPNVALACGWREE; the protein is encoded by the coding sequence ATGAAAGTCACGCTTGTTTCCAAAACTTTACCGCTCGTTGCAGAATCGCTTACCCCAGAAGAGTTTGTCGTTTATACGGCCAGGGTTTCCAATCCGACCAATCAAATGAACACGGAAACAGCACCGAAACTAATTAAATTCCTGATTAAGTATAAGCATTGGTCACCGTTTGAGATGGTGGACTTTTGCTTTGAAATCCAAACCTCCAGGGCGATCGCCGCCCAAATCCTGCGCCATCGCAGCGCCAATTTCCAAGAATTTAGCCAGCGATATGCCCAATCAACCGCAGTAGAGGAATTTGAACCAAGGCTACAGGACAACAAAAATCGCCAGAATAGTTTTGAAATCGATCCTGCTTCTGGTGAATATGGGTTGACAAAAAAATTGGTAGACCAGCATTTCCAGGCTACCTTTGCTCTCTATGAAAAATTACTCGAACAGGGGATCGCCAAGGAGTCAGCCAGAATGGTGCTGCCCATGGCAACACAAACCACCTTATATATGAAAAATAATTTGCGTAACTGGATTCATTATGTCGATCTCAGAAGTGAGCAGGGCACCCAGAAAGAACATCGCATGATCGCTCTGGAGATCAAACGGATCTTGACCGAAGAATGTCCAAATGTGGCATTAGCATGTGGTTGGCGAGAGGAGTAA
- a CDS encoding Npun_F5560 family protein, with product MINSTDRLPQSDLTHLQQELQQKDLLVQQLSEELFRLVKGNVAFTPSKEVAEQHQTELLELRKKVASLEQQLANTHTKLHDRDLEIVNLRQKVEEFSDRNKALDKAVDELPIMYRNKFAERMVPIKAKVEMLQKENRQLHMELQSLSYRLASRVRPQKLQLPKVAEPMLPTF from the coding sequence ATGATTAATTCCACCGATCGCTTGCCCCAATCAGACCTTACCCACCTCCAGCAGGAACTCCAGCAAAAGGATCTACTCGTCCAGCAACTCTCAGAAGAGTTGTTCCGATTGGTGAAGGGCAACGTAGCCTTTACACCAAGTAAGGAAGTTGCCGAACAACACCAAACTGAATTGCTAGAGCTACGCAAAAAGGTAGCCAGTTTAGAGCAACAATTAGCCAACACCCATACCAAATTGCATGACCGCGATCTAGAAATTGTTAACCTCCGCCAGAAGGTGGAAGAATTCAGCGATCGCAACAAAGCACTTGACAAGGCGGTGGATGAGTTGCCGATCATGTATCGCAACAAGTTTGCCGAGCGGATGGTGCCAATCAAAGCCAAGGTAGAAATGCTGCAAAAGGAAAATCGCCAATTGCACATGGAGCTACAAAGCCTCAGCTATCGTTTGGCCAGCCGGGTCCGCCCCCAGAAGCTGCAATTACCCAAGGTAGCAGAACCAATGCTGCCCACTTTTTAA
- a CDS encoding caspase family protein: MMHKILLVLVGATFATLQFCGVPGSGRVDKVGDRPDSDLVTKPVDYACIDAVSTNCSVSFLSSDKTKANLTTSFLVFGGGGAPDYNEIALEKNLLYFQRTLAKLGYEPEQAAMFFANGNDGEATIRYIDEVDGTEKYKVPEIPHLRGAATPENLQAWLATDRQANAANRDLFFYFTGHGTLNRRNADNNAMMLWYEEAVSVQQFANLLDQLPADKTVTAMMAQCYSGSFANFIYKDGNPKKSLSSQNRCGFFATVKTQPSVGCTPAVDESDYRDYSSSFFAGLSGRDRTGKPVPSADYDRDGQVSYAEAHAFAKVDEYTTDLPISTSEAWLQLRSSRLLRYQIFRQPISKLLKTARPEQRYVVDELVKRFNFNPDYSYSKNVEDFAIDNASGGDPIDSAAEQAYLTRLQMELINISMEQRTRAARNPRRIADLDRIVSCEQSSWQP, translated from the coding sequence ATGATGCACAAGATTTTGCTGGTTTTGGTAGGTGCCACCTTTGCCACCTTGCAATTTTGCGGTGTGCCTGGTTCGGGGAGAGTAGATAAGGTGGGCGATCGCCCTGATTCTGATCTAGTTACTAAACCAGTGGATTATGCATGTATTGATGCAGTCTCAACTAATTGCTCTGTCTCCTTTTTATCCAGCGATAAAACCAAAGCCAATCTCACCACTAGTTTTTTAGTTTTTGGTGGTGGTGGTGCCCCCGATTACAACGAAATTGCCCTAGAGAAAAACTTGCTATATTTTCAACGCACCCTGGCCAAGCTTGGTTACGAACCAGAGCAAGCCGCGATGTTTTTTGCCAATGGAAATGATGGTGAAGCCACAATCCGGTATATCGACGAGGTGGATGGCACTGAAAAATACAAAGTGCCCGAAATCCCTCACCTACGCGGTGCCGCAACCCCCGAAAATTTGCAAGCCTGGCTAGCCACCGATCGCCAAGCCAATGCGGCTAATCGTGATTTGTTTTTCTATTTCACCGGACATGGGACACTAAATCGTCGTAATGCCGATAACAACGCGATGATGTTGTGGTACGAAGAAGCGGTGAGTGTACAGCAATTTGCCAACCTGCTCGATCAATTACCCGCCGATAAGACTGTGACCGCAATGATGGCGCAGTGCTATTCCGGTTCGTTCGCCAATTTTATTTATAAAGATGGCAATCCCAAGAAGTCTCTGTCCAGTCAAAATCGCTGTGGTTTCTTTGCTACGGTAAAAACGCAACCATCGGTAGGCTGTACGCCAGCGGTGGATGAATCGGACTACCGCGATTATAGTTCCAGCTTCTTTGCGGGATTGAGTGGCCGCGATCGCACTGGCAAGCCGGTTCCATCCGCTGATTATGATCGAGATGGCCAGGTTTCCTATGCGGAAGCCCATGCCTTTGCCAAGGTAGACGAATATACTACTGATCTGCCGATTTCCACCTCCGAAGCCTGGTTACAACTGCGTTCATCTCGATTGCTGCGCTATCAAATTTTCCGCCAACCGATTAGCAAGCTCCTCAAAACAGCCCGCCCAGAGCAGCGTTATGTGGTAGATGAGTTGGTCAAGCGATTTAATTTCAACCCTGATTATTCCTATAGCAAAAATGTGGAAGACTTTGCGATCGACAATGCCTCTGGCGGCGATCCGATTGATTCAGCGGCGGAGCAGGCCTATTTAACCCGATTGCAAATGGAACTGATTAATATCAGTATGGAGCAACGCACCCGTGCTGCTCGGAATCCCCGCCGCATCGCAGACTTAGACCGGATTGTGTCCTGTGAGCAAAGTTCCTGGCAGCCCTAA